The Sporichthyaceae bacterium genome has a window encoding:
- a CDS encoding HoxN/HupN/NixA family nickel/cobalt transporter, with product MAARSPRLTRGEWNAVGGMTSFVLLLHVLGWGGLLLLVVPHHYELGSTGVYGVGLGVTAYTLGMRHAFDADHIAAIDNTTRKLLADGGKRPVSVGFWFSLGHSSVVLSLCLLLSFGVRSLAGQVSEGDSTLQHVTGVTGTAVSGVFLYAIAIVNLMVLLGILRVFRDMRRGVHDEAALEARLNERGFLNRFLGGVTRSVRKPWQMYPIGFLFGLGFDTATEISLLVLAGGAAAFALPWYAIGVLPILFAAGMSLLDSIDGCFMNFAYGWAFSRPVRKVYYNLMVTGLSVAVALVIGTIELLSILTDRLDITSGPLVSVANVDLNHVGYAIVALFVLTWAVAWAIWRLGRIEERWTARPETAA from the coding sequence ATGGCCGCCCGCTCCCCGCGCCTCACCCGGGGCGAGTGGAATGCCGTGGGGGGCATGACCTCGTTCGTGCTGCTGCTGCACGTGCTCGGTTGGGGCGGCCTGCTGCTGCTCGTGGTCCCCCACCACTACGAACTCGGCTCCACCGGCGTGTACGGCGTGGGCCTCGGCGTCACCGCCTACACCCTGGGCATGCGCCACGCCTTCGACGCCGATCACATCGCGGCCATCGACAACACCACCCGAAAACTTCTGGCGGACGGCGGGAAACGGCCGGTATCGGTGGGTTTCTGGTTCTCCCTGGGGCACTCATCGGTGGTGCTGAGCCTGTGCCTGCTGCTGTCCTTCGGGGTGCGCTCATTGGCCGGGCAGGTCTCCGAGGGCGACTCCACGCTGCAACATGTCACCGGCGTGACCGGCACCGCGGTGTCCGGGGTGTTCCTCTACGCGATCGCGATCGTCAACCTCATGGTGCTGCTGGGCATCCTGCGGGTGTTCCGGGACATGCGCCGCGGGGTCCACGACGAGGCGGCGCTGGAGGCACGCCTGAACGAGCGCGGGTTCCTGAACCGCTTCCTGGGCGGGGTCACCCGTTCGGTGCGCAAGCCCTGGCAGATGTACCCCATCGGGTTCCTGTTCGGCCTGGGCTTCGACACGGCCACCGAGATCAGCCTGCTGGTGCTGGCCGGTGGTGCGGCGGCGTTCGCGCTGCCCTGGTACGCGATCGGAGTGTTGCCGATCCTGTTCGCGGCGGGCATGAGCCTGCTGGACAGCATCGACGGCTGCTTCATGAACTTCGCCTACGGCTGGGCATTCTCCCGGCCGGTGCGCAAGGTCTACTACAACCTGATGGTGACCGGGTTGTCGGTGGCGGTGGCGCTGGTCATCGGCACCATCGAGCTGCTGTCCATCCTCACCGACCGGCTGGACATCACCTCGGGTCCGCTGGTCTCGGTCGCCAACGTGGACCTGAACCATGTCGGCTACGCCATCGTCGCGCTGTTCGTGCTGACCTGGGCGGTGGCCTGGGCGATCTGGCGGCTGGGACGCATCGAGGAACGCTGGACCGCCCGTCCGGAAACCGCCGCCTGA
- a CDS encoding L,D-transpeptidase family protein yields MSEEHAPVPGPRRRLSWRARCAGATGAIASIAVVAALLLGTFGGTSSAAPTAASLNGWPLPLPLPLLGGQNTKPERASGHYPGEPSWARDLPRSTTQVIRTTSTHLWCRQVYCTKTEAWEKVDGRWRLAKGPGRDGEAVFRSTVGPRGFAPVGKRREDDGRTPSGIYSIAVTFSATPKPPGAMPWRRRLPGSYVSSEHGKFYNTWLDNGSNGTRPSMQYGFWVGYNNPRLVPGQGPKPVPGLGSGIFYHTSWPHGRWIPTIGCTQIGEPSQMKWVLQWLRPQDDPRVLNNI; encoded by the coding sequence ATGAGCGAGGAGCACGCACCAGTACCGGGGCCGAGACGGCGGTTGTCCTGGCGCGCCCGCTGCGCCGGCGCCACCGGGGCGATCGCTTCGATCGCGGTGGTCGCGGCGCTGCTGCTCGGTACGTTCGGTGGCACCTCCTCGGCCGCACCCACTGCTGCGTCGCTGAACGGCTGGCCGTTGCCGTTGCCGCTACCGCTGCTGGGTGGGCAGAACACCAAGCCCGAGCGGGCGAGCGGGCATTACCCCGGCGAGCCGTCCTGGGCGCGCGATCTGCCCCGGAGCACCACCCAGGTGATCCGAACGACGTCGACCCACCTGTGGTGCCGGCAGGTCTACTGCACCAAGACCGAGGCCTGGGAGAAGGTGGACGGCCGGTGGCGGCTGGCGAAGGGTCCCGGCCGCGACGGTGAGGCGGTGTTCCGGTCCACCGTCGGCCCGCGCGGGTTCGCCCCGGTCGGCAAGCGCCGAGAGGACGACGGGCGCACGCCGTCGGGGATCTACAGCATCGCCGTGACCTTCTCCGCCACCCCGAAGCCACCCGGTGCGATGCCGTGGCGGCGTCGGCTACCCGGCTCCTACGTGAGTTCCGAGCACGGCAAGTTCTACAACACCTGGTTGGACAACGGTTCCAACGGCACCCGACCGTCGATGCAGTACGGGTTCTGGGTGGGCTACAACAACCCCCGACTGGTCCCCGGCCAGGGTCCCAAGCCGGTGCCCGGGCTGGGCAGCGGGATTTTCTACCACACCTCGTGGCCGCACGGCCGGTGGATCCCGACCATCGGCTGCACCCAGATCGGCGAACCGTCGCAGATGAAGTGGGTGCTGCAGTGGTTGCGTCCGCAGGACGACCCGCGGGTGCTGAATAATATCTGA
- the pheT gene encoding phenylalanine--tRNA ligase subunit beta: MRAPISWIREFVPELPVDVTGRQVAEKVVAAGLEVETVHSLGGEVTGPLVVGRVLAIEELRESEKLKKDIRYCRVDVGPEHNETNGEGTGSRGIVCGARNFAVGDLVVVALPGAVLPGGFAIAARKTYGHISDGMICSERELGIGEGDSAGIIVLPPSTPIGADARAVLGMGDEVLDIAVTPDRGYALSIRGVAREVAIAFDVPFLDPAAPVPAPTAAGYPVRIDDPSGCDRFVARVVTGLDPAAPSPDWLRRRVQACGMRSISLAVDVTNYVMLELGQPTHAYDRAKLRGAIGVRRAASGEKLETLDGAVRDLDPGDLLIVDDSGPIGLAGVMGGASTEIGEGTIDVVIEAAHFDPVTIARAARRHKLGSEASRRFERGVDPMLPPLAAARIAGLLAELAGGAIEDAGTDESTLPGPVAITLDVDYPGRLAGRAMDAATVQRRLAQVGAACSLDGTTLCVTAPSWRPDLTDPADVAEEVIRLEGYDSIPAVLPAAPAGRGLTRAQLRRRSVARAMAGAGFVEVLSYPFLGEKDFDGLSLDADDPRRRALRLANPISETEPLLRTTLLPGLLAALRRNVGRGSTDVALFEIGRVFRPRPDAPPAPRPPLDRRATAAELAATRAALPGQPRRLAVALAGHREAAGWWGPGRPADWADAVDAARVAARAAGTELTVRADVHAPWHPGRCALLTVEDVKVGHAGELHPRVVSALGLPPRTCVLELDLDVLIAHGRTTIAGTALSGFPPANQDVALIVDVGVAAADVEAALRAGAGELLEAIRLFDVFTGEQVGTGKKSLAYALRFRAGDRTLTVEEATTARDAAVAAAGAATGAVLRGT, from the coding sequence ATGCGCGCGCCGATCTCCTGGATCCGCGAGTTCGTGCCGGAGCTGCCCGTCGACGTGACGGGTCGTCAGGTCGCCGAGAAGGTCGTCGCAGCGGGCCTGGAGGTGGAGACCGTGCACTCCCTCGGCGGGGAGGTCACCGGTCCGTTGGTGGTCGGCCGCGTGTTGGCCATCGAGGAACTGCGCGAGTCCGAAAAGTTGAAGAAGGACATCCGGTACTGCCGGGTGGACGTCGGCCCGGAGCACAACGAGACCAATGGCGAGGGCACCGGCTCCCGCGGGATTGTCTGTGGAGCACGGAATTTCGCGGTCGGTGACCTGGTCGTGGTGGCGCTGCCCGGTGCTGTGTTGCCGGGTGGGTTCGCTATCGCCGCACGCAAGACCTACGGGCACATTTCCGACGGGATGATCTGTTCGGAGCGCGAACTCGGCATCGGGGAGGGCGACTCCGCGGGCATCATCGTGCTGCCGCCGAGCACGCCGATCGGCGCGGACGCCCGTGCCGTGCTCGGCATGGGCGACGAGGTGCTGGACATCGCGGTCACCCCGGACCGCGGCTACGCACTGTCCATCCGCGGCGTGGCCCGCGAGGTGGCGATCGCCTTCGACGTGCCGTTCCTCGACCCGGCCGCCCCGGTTCCCGCGCCGACCGCGGCGGGCTATCCGGTGCGCATCGACGACCCGAGCGGCTGCGACCGGTTCGTCGCCCGGGTGGTCACCGGGCTGGATCCTGCCGCCCCGTCACCGGATTGGCTGCGCCGCCGGGTGCAGGCCTGCGGCATGCGGTCGATCTCACTCGCCGTCGACGTCACCAACTACGTGATGCTCGAACTGGGCCAGCCCACGCACGCCTACGACCGGGCCAAGCTGCGCGGCGCGATCGGGGTCCGCCGGGCGGCTTCGGGGGAGAAGCTGGAAACCCTGGACGGCGCGGTGCGCGACCTCGATCCCGGCGACCTGTTGATCGTTGACGACTCCGGCCCGATCGGCCTGGCCGGCGTCATGGGTGGGGCGAGCACCGAGATCGGCGAGGGCACCATCGACGTGGTGATCGAAGCTGCGCACTTCGACCCGGTGACGATCGCCCGCGCAGCCCGTCGGCACAAGCTCGGCAGTGAGGCCTCCCGGCGTTTCGAGCGCGGCGTGGATCCGATGCTGCCGCCTCTCGCCGCGGCCCGCATCGCGGGCCTGCTGGCCGAGTTGGCCGGGGGCGCGATCGAGGATGCCGGCACCGACGAGAGCACGCTGCCCGGGCCGGTCGCCATCACCCTCGACGTCGACTATCCCGGCCGACTGGCCGGCCGGGCGATGGACGCCGCGACCGTGCAGCGTCGGTTGGCGCAGGTCGGTGCGGCCTGTTCGTTGGACGGTACGACGCTCTGCGTCACGGCGCCGTCGTGGCGGCCCGACCTGACCGACCCGGCCGACGTGGCGGAGGAGGTCATCCGGCTGGAGGGCTACGACTCGATTCCGGCGGTGTTGCCCGCCGCCCCGGCCGGCCGCGGGCTGACCCGCGCTCAGCTGCGTCGGCGCAGCGTGGCCCGGGCGATGGCCGGTGCCGGGTTCGTCGAGGTGCTCAGTTACCCATTCCTGGGCGAGAAGGACTTCGACGGGTTGAGTCTGGACGCCGATGATCCGCGTCGCCGTGCCCTGCGCCTGGCCAACCCGATCTCGGAGACCGAGCCGCTGCTGCGCACCACGTTGCTACCCGGCCTGCTCGCCGCGCTGCGCCGCAATGTCGGCCGGGGCAGTACCGACGTCGCGCTGTTCGAGATCGGCCGGGTGTTCCGGCCGCGACCGGACGCCCCGCCCGCGCCGCGGCCGCCGCTGGACCGTCGGGCCACCGCCGCTGAGTTGGCCGCCACCCGGGCGGCGCTGCCCGGGCAACCGCGTCGGTTGGCGGTGGCGTTGGCCGGCCATCGGGAGGCGGCCGGTTGGTGGGGTCCGGGCCGGCCCGCGGACTGGGCGGACGCGGTGGACGCCGCCCGGGTGGCCGCCCGCGCGGCGGGCACCGAGCTGACCGTGCGCGCCGACGTGCACGCGCCCTGGCACCCCGGCCGCTGCGCGCTGCTCACCGTCGAGGACGTCAAGGTCGGGCATGCCGGCGAACTACATCCGCGGGTGGTCAGTGCATTGGGTCTGCCGCCGCGCACCTGCGTGCTGGAGTTGGACCTCGACGTGCTGATCGCCCACGGGAGAACCACCATCGCCGGGACCGCGCTGTCCGGCTTCCCGCCCGCCAACCAGGACGTTGCGTTGATCGTGGACGTCGGGGTAGCCGCGGCCGACGTGGAGGCAGCGCTACGGGCCGGGGCCGGCGAGTTGCTCGAGGCGATCCGATTGTTCGATGTCTTCACCGGCGAGCAGGTCGGGACGGGCAAGAAGTCGTTGGCGTACGCGCTGCGCTTCCGCGCTGGGGACCGGACGTTGACCGTCGAGGAAGCGACCACGGCGCGGGACGCGGCGGTGGCCGCGGCGGGTGCCGCGACCGGGGCGGTGCTGCGCGGCACGTGA
- the pheS gene encoding phenylalanine--tRNA ligase subunit alpha encodes MSAPNSSYDPVEVGPLHPDAIARMRDEALGAIAAAGDLTALKQVRLDVAGDRSPLALANREIGALPPAAKADAGKRVGAARKDVADALAARTSELEAERDSEVLVTEAVDVTLPTARAPIGARHPLSTTAELLADIFVAMGYEIAEGPEVETEWFNFDALNIAPDHPARSMMDTFFVDPPENGLVLRTHTSPTQIRALMERDLPVYVVHPGRVFRTDELDATHTPVFHQIEGLAVDQGITMANLRGTLDHLASTLFGAGISTRWRPSYFPFTEPSAEFDLQCFVCRGASVGNPDAPCRTCRSEGWIEWGGCGMVNPRVLIACGVDPEVYTGFAFGMGIERTLMFRHGVEDMRDMVEGDIRFTLPFGVEV; translated from the coding sequence GTGTCCGCTCCGAATTCCTCCTACGACCCGGTCGAGGTCGGGCCGCTGCATCCGGACGCGATCGCCCGTATGCGCGACGAGGCGCTGGGCGCGATCGCCGCGGCCGGCGACTTGACCGCGCTCAAGCAGGTCCGGCTCGATGTGGCGGGGGATCGGTCCCCATTGGCGCTGGCCAACCGGGAGATCGGCGCGCTGCCGCCGGCGGCGAAGGCAGACGCCGGCAAGCGGGTGGGCGCGGCGCGCAAGGACGTCGCCGACGCGCTGGCCGCACGCACCAGCGAACTGGAGGCCGAACGGGACAGCGAGGTGCTGGTCACCGAGGCCGTCGACGTCACGCTGCCCACTGCCCGCGCCCCGATCGGCGCCAGGCATCCGCTGAGCACGACCGCGGAACTGCTCGCCGACATCTTCGTCGCGATGGGTTACGAGATCGCCGAGGGCCCCGAGGTGGAGACCGAGTGGTTCAACTTCGACGCCCTCAACATCGCACCCGACCACCCGGCGCGCAGCATGATGGACACCTTCTTCGTCGACCCGCCGGAGAACGGGCTGGTGCTGCGCACGCACACCTCGCCGACCCAGATCCGCGCGCTGATGGAACGCGACCTGCCGGTCTACGTGGTGCACCCCGGCCGGGTGTTCCGCACCGACGAACTCGACGCCACGCACACCCCGGTCTTCCACCAGATCGAGGGCCTGGCGGTGGACCAGGGCATCACCATGGCCAACCTGAGGGGGACCCTGGACCACCTGGCCTCAACGCTGTTCGGCGCGGGCATCAGCACCCGGTGGCGGCCGTCGTACTTCCCGTTCACCGAACCGTCCGCCGAGTTCGACCTGCAGTGCTTCGTCTGCCGCGGCGCCTCGGTGGGCAACCCCGACGCACCGTGCCGGACCTGCCGCTCCGAGGGCTGGATCGAATGGGGTGGCTGCGGCATGGTCAACCCGCGGGTGCTGATCGCCTGCGGGGTGGACCCCGAGGTCTACACCGGCTTCGCATTCGGCATGGGCATTGAACGCACGCTGATGTTCCGCCACGGGGTGGAGGACATGCGGGACATGGTGGAGGGCGACATCCGGTTCACCCTGCCGTTCGGGGTGGAGGTCTGA
- a CDS encoding ATP-binding protein, whose translation MRQPCGDEIDGRIAYDELPDGLVVADDSGRVVLVNRRAQQLLGLPADELIGKDLPHVLPLTDRLGRDWWAVADPYGGLAIRTGHPERALALSPGRELLVSASYVREQRLGRVHRVVVTLRTAASRERWDRTRAELVATVAHELRSPLTGVKGFTSTLLTRWDRFTDAQRRELVEGVDADADRLARLIAELLDIARIDSGRLELQRRPVDLLATIHGQVARWVASGVAPDRFRIEIAGESIEQSVDADKVDQVLANLLENAQRHGDGMITVRLEAGAEGAAITVSDQGAGVPPELVPQIFTRFWRDSRRGGTGLGLYIAKGIVEAHGGTIGVGRAAGGGAAFRFTLPAAA comes from the coding sequence GTGCGGCAACCCTGCGGTGACGAGATCGACGGTCGAATCGCCTACGACGAACTGCCCGATGGGCTGGTCGTCGCCGACGATTCCGGCCGGGTGGTGCTGGTCAACCGCCGCGCTCAGCAGTTGCTCGGGTTGCCCGCCGACGAGCTGATCGGCAAGGACCTGCCGCATGTGCTGCCGTTGACCGACCGTCTGGGCCGGGACTGGTGGGCGGTGGCCGACCCGTACGGCGGGCTGGCGATTCGCACCGGTCACCCGGAGCGGGCGCTGGCGTTGAGCCCCGGCCGCGAGCTGTTGGTGTCCGCGTCCTATGTGCGCGAACAGCGGCTGGGCCGGGTGCACCGGGTGGTGGTCACGTTGCGTACCGCGGCATCCCGGGAGCGCTGGGACCGCACCCGCGCGGAGTTGGTGGCCACCGTCGCGCACGAACTGCGCAGCCCGCTGACCGGCGTGAAGGGCTTCACCAGCACTCTGCTGACCCGCTGGGACCGGTTCACCGACGCACAACGGCGCGAGCTGGTGGAGGGCGTTGACGCTGACGCCGACCGGCTGGCCCGGCTGATCGCCGAACTGCTGGACATTGCCCGCATCGATTCCGGCCGGCTGGAGCTGCAGCGCCGGCCCGTCGATCTGCTGGCCACCATCCACGGCCAGGTGGCCCGATGGGTGGCCTCCGGGGTGGCACCGGACCGGTTCCGCATCGAAATCGCCGGTGAATCGATCGAGCAGAGCGTGGACGCGGACAAGGTCGATCAGGTGCTGGCCAACCTGCTGGAGAACGCCCAGCGGCATGGTGACGGGATGATCACCGTTCGACTGGAGGCGGGCGCCGAGGGCGCGGCGATCACGGTGAGCGATCAGGGCGCCGGGGTGCCCCCCGAGTTGGTCCCGCAGATCTTCACCCGCTTCTGGCGCGATTCGCGCCGCGGCGGGACCGGCCTGGGCCTGTACATCGCGAAGGGCATCGTGGAGGCGCACGGCGGCACCATCGGCGTCGGTCGTGCCGCGGGCGGTGGCGCCGCCTTCAGGTTCACGCTGCCCGCCGCCGCCTGA
- a CDS encoding RNA methyltransferase translates to MSRPDELTSLRAAPVAAANRLTKRSFRTADKRFLAEGPQAVREALARTGTVSALFVTAEAADRHSELPAAAVAAGVVVHYVSGQVMGTLAQTVTPQGLVAVCEFLDVGLDAVLTARPRLAVLLARARDPGNAGTVIRTADAAGADAVVLSRASVDVYNSKCVRASAGSLFHLPLAVDVDIAEAVAALRAAGLRVLAADGAGAMRLDELEDCGALAADTVWMFGNEAWGLPAEIAALADEVVRVPIYGGAESLNLATAAAVCLYASARAQRRGS, encoded by the coding sequence GTGTCCCGACCCGATGAGCTGACCTCACTGCGCGCGGCCCCGGTGGCCGCCGCCAACCGGCTCACCAAACGCTCGTTCCGCACCGCCGACAAGCGGTTCCTCGCCGAGGGACCGCAGGCGGTGCGGGAGGCATTGGCCCGGACCGGCACGGTCAGCGCGCTGTTCGTCACCGCGGAGGCGGCCGACCGGCACTCGGAGTTGCCGGCGGCTGCCGTCGCGGCAGGCGTAGTCGTGCACTACGTGTCCGGGCAGGTCATGGGCACGTTGGCACAGACGGTGACCCCGCAGGGGCTGGTCGCGGTGTGCGAGTTCCTCGACGTCGGGTTGGACGCCGTACTGACCGCCCGGCCCCGGCTGGCCGTGCTGTTGGCCCGGGCCCGTGACCCGGGCAACGCGGGCACGGTGATCCGCACCGCGGATGCGGCGGGTGCCGACGCGGTCGTGCTCAGCCGCGCCTCGGTGGACGTCTACAACAGCAAGTGCGTGCGGGCCAGCGCGGGCAGCCTGTTCCACCTGCCCTTGGCGGTGGACGTCGACATCGCCGAAGCCGTGGCGGCACTGCGCGCGGCCGGGTTGCGGGTGCTCGCCGCGGACGGTGCCGGCGCGATGCGGCTCGACGAGTTGGAGGATTGCGGGGCGCTGGCCGCGGACACCGTGTGGATGTTCGGCAACGAGGCCTGGGGGCTGCCCGCCGAGATCGCCGCGCTGGCCGACGAGGTGGTGCGGGTACCGATTTACGGCGGGGCGGAGAGCCTGAATCTGGCCACCGCCGCCGCGGTGTGTCTTTACGCGTCGGCCCGGGCGCAGCGGCGCGGATCGTGA
- the rplT gene encoding 50S ribosomal protein L20 — translation MARVKRAVNAQKKRREVLEQASGYRGQRSRLYRKAKEQVTHSLTYAYRDRKKRKGDFRRLWIQRINAAARQNGLTYNRFIQGLQLAGVEVDRRMLAELAVNDAAAFTALVEVAKQALPADVNAPAAPAA, via the coding sequence GTGGCACGCGTCAAGCGCGCAGTGAACGCGCAGAAGAAGCGTCGTGAGGTTCTTGAGCAGGCCAGCGGTTACCGCGGCCAGCGCTCCCGGCTCTACCGCAAGGCCAAGGAGCAGGTCACTCATTCGCTGACCTACGCCTACCGCGACCGCAAGAAGCGCAAGGGCGACTTCCGTCGGCTGTGGATTCAGCGGATCAACGCCGCCGCCCGGCAGAACGGCCTGACCTACAACCGGTTCATCCAGGGTTTGCAGTTGGCCGGCGTGGAGGTAGACCGGCGCATGCTCGCCGAGCTCGCGGTCAACGACGCGGCGGCCTTCACCGCGCTGGTCGAGGTGGCCAAGCAGGCGCTGCCCGCGGACGTCAACGCCCCGGCCGCGCCGGCCGCCTGA
- the rpmI gene encoding 50S ribosomal protein L35 gives MPKVKTHSGASKRFRITGSGKVMRERANARHLLEHKSSRRTRRLANDVEMAPSDTSRIKKLLRK, from the coding sequence ATGCCGAAGGTCAAGACGCACAGCGGCGCCAGCAAGCGCTTTCGAATCACCGGCTCCGGCAAGGTGATGCGGGAGCGGGCCAACGCCCGGCATCTGCTCGAGCACAAGTCCTCCCGTCGCACCCGTCGACTGGCAAATGACGTCGAGATGGCTCCGAGTGACACATCGCGCATCAAGAAGTTGCTGCGCAAGTAA
- the infC gene encoding translation initiation factor IF-3 yields the protein MAGREVEFRLPPASTSGPSGSRSWWGPRPHRRCAYRTSGPGRRPLRSRGGLFGSRGRPQQPYGGGPITTEPRINDRIRVPEVRLVGPNGEQVGIVPIAKALELARESDLDLVEVAATARPPVAKLMDYGKFKYESAMKAREARRNQAQTVIKEMKLRPKIDPHDYETKKGHVVRFLKAGDKVKITIMFRGREQSRPELGFRLLKRLADDVAELGVVEYEPRQEGRNMLMVLAPTKKKAEAMAEAREARGRRDRDAAEVDQEEPFEAPPTEPAPEG from the coding sequence GTGGCGGGGCGTGAAGTGGAGTTCCGACTCCCACCCGCATCGACCTCCGGGCCGTCGGGTTCCAGGTCCTGGTGGGGCCCACGGCCTCACCGTCGGTGTGCGTACCGCACATCGGGACCCGGTCGTCGGCCTCTGCGTTCCCGCGGGGGCCTTTTCGGTTCTCGGGGTCGACCACAGCAGCCTTATGGAGGAGGCCCCATCACCACAGAACCGCGCATCAACGACCGGATCCGCGTACCCGAGGTTCGTCTTGTCGGGCCCAACGGCGAACAGGTCGGCATCGTGCCGATCGCCAAGGCGTTGGAGCTGGCCCGCGAGTCCGACCTGGATTTGGTAGAGGTGGCCGCCACCGCACGTCCTCCCGTCGCGAAGCTCATGGACTACGGGAAGTTCAAGTACGAGTCCGCGATGAAGGCGCGCGAAGCGCGACGCAACCAGGCGCAGACGGTCATCAAGGAGATGAAGCTGCGTCCGAAGATCGACCCGCACGATTACGAGACGAAGAAGGGCCACGTCGTCCGGTTCCTCAAGGCCGGTGACAAGGTCAAGATCACGATCATGTTCCGCGGTCGGGAGCAGTCCCGACCCGAACTCGGCTTCCGACTGCTCAAGCGGTTGGCGGACGACGTTGCGGAGCTGGGCGTGGTCGAGTACGAACCGCGTCAGGAGGGCCGCAACATGCTCATGGTGTTGGCCCCCACCAAGAAGAAGGCCGAGGCCATGGCCGAGGCTCGAGAGGCACGCGGCCGTAGGGACCGTGACGCCGCCGAGGTCGACCAGGAAGAGCCATTCGAGGCGCCTCCCACCGAGCCCGCGCCCGAGGGCTGA
- a CDS encoding SseB family protein, which yields MERVLSDPGFGDDTGDADPALRAALEAWAATEDAGPLRAALLDARVLVPVVAIAAEPDEAGGEKSTDIAVITLRGEDGRTALPAFGSLASLAAWHAPARPLPITAVRAAQAALFENADLLVLDPAGPVTFPVEGRALRALAEGRVPVPPGRDPEVQAALAAALAPVSEVTAAVLLPGGETDAILALVLGAGVDGERIARRLGATLAEHPVLRDRLERGLDLAVLPAGGRLPGGLVLLDRGADPGS from the coding sequence ATGGAGCGGGTGCTGAGCGATCCCGGGTTCGGGGACGACACCGGCGATGCCGACCCCGCGTTGCGCGCCGCCCTGGAGGCCTGGGCGGCGACCGAGGACGCGGGTCCGCTGCGCGCCGCGCTGCTCGACGCCCGGGTGCTGGTGCCGGTGGTGGCGATCGCCGCCGAGCCGGACGAGGCCGGGGGAGAGAAGTCGACGGATATAGCGGTGATCACCCTGCGCGGGGAGGACGGGCGCACCGCGTTACCGGCCTTCGGCTCGCTGGCGTCGCTGGCCGCCTGGCATGCTCCGGCCCGTCCGCTGCCGATCACCGCGGTACGTGCGGCGCAGGCCGCGCTGTTCGAGAACGCCGACCTGCTGGTACTCGACCCGGCGGGCCCGGTCACCTTTCCCGTGGAGGGGCGCGCTCTGCGCGCGCTGGCCGAGGGCCGGGTGCCGGTGCCGCCCGGCCGGGATCCGGAGGTGCAGGCGGCGTTGGCCGCGGCGCTGGCCCCGGTCAGCGAAGTAACCGCCGCGGTGCTGCTGCCCGGCGGGGAGACCGACGCGATCCTCGCGCTGGTGCTCGGCGCGGGGGTGGACGGCGAGCGGATCGCCCGCCGACTGGGCGCGACGCTGGCCGAGCACCCGGTGCTGCGCGACCGCTTGGAGCGTGGGTTGGACCTGGCGGTGCTGCCCGCCGGTGGTCGGCTGCCCGGCGGGCTGGTGCTGCTGGATCGCGGGGCCGATCCCGGCAGCTGA
- a CDS encoding PH domain-containing protein has product MAAALPHTWRPRRGRIVCYTISAVLLVITAVIALLLPHEGAFVFSVGDRIGVFAFAVGISWFLHKHASVKVVAQSDGLLVVNLFRRRTLAWGEVLAVRLRPGDPWTYLDLSDGETIAAMGIQASDGAAAVESARELARLVRTLTPDLPAGSGSDR; this is encoded by the coding sequence ATGGCCGCAGCGCTGCCCCACACCTGGCGGCCACGCCGCGGCCGGATCGTCTGCTACACGATCTCCGCGGTGTTGCTGGTGATCACTGCGGTGATCGCCTTGCTGTTGCCGCATGAGGGGGCGTTCGTGTTCAGCGTCGGCGATCGCATCGGGGTGTTCGCCTTCGCGGTCGGGATCTCCTGGTTCCTGCACAAGCACGCCTCGGTGAAAGTGGTCGCGCAGTCCGACGGCCTGCTGGTGGTGAATCTGTTCCGCCGCCGCACCCTGGCCTGGGGAGAAGTGCTCGCGGTGCGGTTGCGGCCGGGCGACCCCTGGACCTACCTCGACCTGAGCGACGGGGAAACAATCGCGGCGATGGGCATTCAGGCCTCCGACGGGGCGGCGGCGGTGGAATCCGCGCGGGAACTGGCCCGCCTGGTACGCACACTGACGCCGGATCTGCCTGCGGGCAGCGGCTCAGACCGGTAG